A region from the Cannabis sativa cultivar Pink pepper isolate KNU-18-1 chromosome 9, ASM2916894v1, whole genome shotgun sequence genome encodes:
- the LOC115723338 gene encoding E3 ubiquitin-protein ligase RMA1H1, whose amino-acid sequence MALEEYLQDGLSQNSSVEETKSSCQKWKSFSDDLDNNPSAGFDCNICLDTVHDPVVTLCGHLYCWPCIYKWLNSESVSSENQEPQPQPQPQCPVCKAEVSQSSLVPLYGRGKTTTPSKGKAPNLGIVIPRRPLGPFCGVDSPRTTSTNPYMSNPQVYQRDYPNQNSVYRGGYTSPMLSPGSTVANLLDPNVGIFGEVVYSRVFGNSITNLYTYPNSYHLVGNASPRIRRLVMQADRSLSRISFFLFCCVVLCLLLF is encoded by the coding sequence ATGGCCTTAGAGGAGTATCTTCAAGATGGCTTGTCTCAGAACAGCTCTGTTGAAGAAACTAAATCATCATGCCAGAAATGGAAATCTTTCTCAGATGATCTAGATAACAACCCATCAGCGGGTTTCGACTGCAATATCTGCTTAGACACAGTTCATGATCCAGTGGTTACTCTTTGTGGCCACCTCTATTGCTGGCCCTGCATATACAAATGGCTTAATTCCGAGAGTGTTTCTTCTGAGAACCAAGAACCGCAGCCTCAGCCTCAGCCACAGTGTCCTGTTTGCAAAGCCGAAGTCAGTCAGAGCTCTTTAGTCCCTCTGTACGGCAGAGGCAAAACTACTACACCCTCTAAAGGAAAGGCTCCAAATCTTGGTATAGTAATACCGAGAAGGCCTCTTGGTCCCTTTTGTGGGGTTGATTCACCAAGAACTACTAGTACAAACCCATACATGAGTAATCCACAAGTTTATCAACGTGATTATCCTAATCAAAACAGCGTTTATAGGGGTGGCTATACTTCACCTATGCTAAGCCCTGGTAGCACAGTTGCTAACTTGTTGGATCCCAATGTTGGGATTTTTGGCGAAGTGGTTTACTCAAGGGTGTTTGGAAACTCGATTACAAATTTGTATACGTATCCCAATTCTTATCATCTAGTGGGAAATGCTAGTCCAAGAATTAGAAGGCTTGTTATGCAAGCTGATAGATCACTCAGCAGAATCagttttttcttgttttgttgCGTAGTTTTGTGCCTCCTTTTGTTCTGA